A genome region from Manihot esculenta cultivar AM560-2 chromosome 5, M.esculenta_v8, whole genome shotgun sequence includes the following:
- the LOC110614552 gene encoding phospholipase A(1) DAD1, chloroplastic: MEYQGFRNWEGLLDPLDDSLRGEILRYGDFVEAAYKSFDFDPSSSTYATCRFPKSTLLERSGLPETGYRITKHLRATSGIQLPRWIEKAPSWMATPSSWIGYVAVCQDKDEITRLGRRDVVMAFRGTATCLEWLENLRATLAHFPNVDTDKSPERYGPMVESGFLSLYTSGTTMGPSLQDMVREETKRLLQSYGDEPLSLTITGHSLGAALAILAAYDIKTTLKCAPLVTVISFGGPRVGNRSFRKHLEKQGIKVLRIVNSDDLITKVPGFVIDGDNEVAKNKDDNVAGIPSWIQKRVEETQLAYAEVGRELKLSSKDSPYLNSVNVASCHELKTYLHLVNGFVSSSCPFRATAKRVPVLTR; this comes from the coding sequence ATGGAATATCAAGGTTTCAGAAACTGGGAAGGTTTGCTGGACCCGCTTGATGATAGTTTACGTGGAGAGATTCTACGTTATGGAGATTTTGTTGAAGCTGCATATAAGTCCTTCGACTTTGATCCTTCATCGTCCACCTACGCCACCTGCCGGTTCCCGAAAAGCACATTGCTGGAGCGGTCTGGTTTGCCTGAAACGGGTTACCGTATAACCAAACACCTTCGTGCTACTTCTGGTATCCAACTCCCACGTTGGATAGAAAAAGCACCTAGCTGGATGGCTACTCCGTCTAGTTGGATTGGCTACGTGGCAGTTTGTCAAGATAAAGATGAAATTACGAGGCTTGGACGAAGGGATGTGGTGATGGCTTTTAGAGGCACTGCTACATGCCTCGAGTGGCTCGAAAATTTACGAGCCACCTTGGCCCACTTCCCGAACGTAGACACTGACAAGAGTCCTGAAAGGTACGGACCAATGGTGGAAAGTGGTTTTTTGAGCCTTTACACTTCTGGAACCACAATGGGCCCAAGCCTACAAGACATGGTCCGTGAAGAGACAAAAAGGCTTCTTCAATCCTACGGGGACGAGCCTCTTAGCTTGACCATCACAGGTCACAGCCTGGGTGCTGCTCTGGCTATCCTCGCTGCCTATGACATCAAAACAACCCTCAAATGCGCACCACTCGTGACCGTCATCTCCTTCGGCGGTCCACGTGTCGGAAACCGTAGTTTTCGCAAACATTTAGAAAAACAAGGCATAAAAGTTCTTCGGATAGTGAATTCCGATGATCTAATAACAAAAGTACCTGGGTTTGTGATCGACGGAGACAATGAGGTAGCAAAAAACAAGGACGACAACGTTGCAGGCATTCCTAGCTGGATCCAAAAACGAGTGGAGGAGACGCAGTTGGCTTACGCAGAGGTCGGAAGAGAACTCAAACTTAGCAGCAAGGATTCTCCATACCTAAATAGCGTCAATGTCGCTAGTTGTCATGAGCTAAAAACGTACTTGCACTTGGTGAATGGTTTTGTGAGCTCCTCTTGTCCATTCAGAGCCACGGCCAAAAGGGTTCCGGTTCTGACTAGATAA